One genomic window of Manduca sexta isolate Smith_Timp_Sample1 chromosome 4, JHU_Msex_v1.0, whole genome shotgun sequence includes the following:
- the LOC115442984 gene encoding uncharacterized protein LOC115442984, with translation MMKEEQDDEYIDSSDNESLERINQEMSTERFIAAVKSQPALWDARAAGYNSRFQKIKSWERVCYKVIPNFTRLNTSEKNETVTKLQRRWKSLRVCYIRELRQKMDEKNSNGVFPTRKEYRYYSQLSFLRNSCQPKESALLTVKPTHMLQKKPPETNVPKHEDTRSQKSMDDAKECTNDHDLNFLHSLLPHFRKVPEERKLDLQSEILVTLKKYVSWQKNTTNANENCEPYGHFLDIACGSGETDSEGNVTLELT, from the exons ATGATGAAAGAGGAACAGGACGATGAATATATTGATAGCAGCGATAATGAATCGTTGGAGCGTATAAACCAAGAAATGAGCACAGAAAGATTTATAGCAGCTGTGAAAAGTCAACCAGCGCTGTGGGACGCCAGAGCTGCAGGTTACAACAGCCGCTTCCAAAAGATAAAGTCTTGGGAAAGAGTGTGTTATAAAGTAATTCCTAATTTTACACGATTAAATACGAGTGAAAAGAATGAAAcag tTACAAAACTTCAAAGACGGTGGAAAAGTCTAAGGGTATGCTACATCAGAGAATTAAGACAAAAAATGGACGAGAAAAACAGTAATGGCGTATTTCCGACACGTAAAGAATATCGCTATTACTCCCAGTTATCGTTTTTAAGAAACTCATGCCAGCCGAAGGAAAGCGCGTTACTTACAGTAAAACCTACTCATATGTTGCAAAAGAAACCACCAGAAACAAACGTACCGAAACACGAAGACACCAGAAGTCAGAAGTCAATGGATGATGCGAAAGAATGTACAAATGACCATGATCTCAATTTTTTACACTCGTTGTTACCGCATTTTAGAAAAGTTCCTGAGGAGCGCAAGTTGGACCTTCAGTCAGAGATATTAGTGACGCTGAAGAAGTATGTCAGTTGGCAGAAGAACACAACGAATGCCAATGAGAACTGCGAGCCGTATGGACATTTCCTAGATATAGCCTGTGGTTCTGGCGAGACGGATTCAGAAGGAAATGTTACTTTAGAACTGACTTAG
- the LOC115442981 gene encoding death-associated protein 1 → MSSTEETSQLKAGHPPAVKAGGMRITQHKVPHAKDGKESANEDLTGLSGPSPVPSNPISISGAPNRGNADFTPEAAQVAHSPKPPAHVNVKPNPHIQQPRK, encoded by the exons atgtcTTCAACGGAAGAAACTTCTCAACTCAAAGCTGGCCATCCTCCTGCAG TAAAAGCCGGAGGCATGAGAATCACTCAGCACAAAGTGCCTCACGCGAAAGACGGTAAAGAATCTGCCAACGAAGACTTGACCGGTCTCTCCGGACCTTCTCCAGTTCCGTCCAACCCAATATCCATCTCTGGAGCTCCGAACAGAGGCAATGCAGACTTTACGCCAGAGGCGGCTCAAGTGGCACACAGTCCGAAGCCTCCGGCACATGTTAATGTCAAACCCAACCCTCATATCCAACAGCCTAGGAAATAG
- the LOC115443014 gene encoding retinol dehydrogenase 12-like: MSPQVFISVLLHILLVVLIIILIYFAIYVVLKTWIRNKFGICTSTERLTGKVVLVTGGNTGIGLETARGLAKRGAKVIIASRNQQRSEAAVADIIKSTGNYNVEYKHLDLANFSKIRTFVEDFNNCYNRLDILVNNAGILAVNDVTEDGVHIIMQINYYGPFLLTMLLMRKLIASRPSRIVNVSSCALIGADLNNIYGINTNPLRVYCNSKIFQMLWTKALAKKLPEGITVNALHPGLVGTEILPMNNVLKKVLTTLIGPLLKTPEEGAQTTLHLCVSKEVQKITGGYFEDCKLVPPRNSLVTNEEAAEKIWNQSIMVTKIDKSLTVFNDVDTSAS, encoded by the coding sequence atgtctccACAAGTGTTTATATCTGTGCTACTACATATTCTTCTCgttgttttgattataatacttatatatttcgcGATATACGTTGTGTTAAAAACGTGGATAAGAAATAAATTCGGAATTTGTACATCCACGGAAAGACTTACCGGCAAAGTGGTACTTGTGACTGGTGGAAACACAGGAATAGGCCTGGAGACAGCCCGTGGCCTGGCCAAACGTGGTGCCAAGGTCATCATAGCCAGCCGCAATCAGCAACGGTCTGAGGCAGCCGTCGCCGACATAATCAAGAGCACAGGAAATTACAATGTCGAATACAAACACTTAGATCTTGCAAATTTCAGCAAAATTCGAACTTTTGTAGAAGACTTCAATAATTGTTACAACCGCTTGGATATTTTAGTTAACAACGCTGGTATTCTAGCAGTAAATGACGTCACAGAAGATGGAGTACAcattataatgcaaataaacTACTACGGGCCGTTCCTATTGACAATGTTGCTGATGAGGAAATTGATAGCATCAAGACCCAGTCGAATTGTGAACGTTTCCTCATGCGCACTCATTGGGGCAGATCTGAACAACATATACGGCATCAATACAAATCCCTTACGAGTGTATTGCAACAGCAAAATCTTCCAGATGTTGTGGACCAAAGCCCTGGCTAAAAAACTGCCTGAAGGAATTACTGTCAACGCGCTCCATCCTGGGTTAGTAGGGACTGAGATTTTGCCaatgaataatgttttaaagaaGGTATTGACGACTCTGATCGGTCCATTATTAAAGACTCCAGAAGAAGGAGCTCAGACCACATTACATTTATGTGTGTCGAAAGAAGTGCAGAAGATAACTGGAGGCTACTTTGAAGATTGCAAGCTAGTGCCTCCAAGGAATTCCTTAGTCACTAACGAAGAGGCAGCTGAGAAAATTTGGAACCAGAGTATTATGGtgacaaaaatagacaaatctTTGACAGTTTTTAATGATGTAGACACAAGTGCGTCGTGA
- the LOC115443015 gene encoding retinol dehydrogenase 12-like — protein sequence MSFVILAAFAVIKYLFYVLLALVGLSLTIIVGLRLWMEPIKGVCQSKAKLNGKTALVTGGNAGIGLETARDLARRGAKVIIASRDGKKSMDAVQDIIKTTGNTDVEYLQLDLTEFNNIRKFAEVFNRNYERLDILVNNAGCAGLKNRLTEDGIDIVMQVNYFGPFLLTNLLLPKLISSKPSRIVILTSLFHGFGKISMENFDGAGTNRQLQTYANSKLCDVLWTRALAKRLPSGVTVNCLHPGAVKTDIFRRLKPWLRSILHFMLTVFFKTAKEGAQTSIHLCVSEKLDNVSGKYFVDCKQCDVANLARNDNLVEGVWNKSMFLTKSPVLPL from the coding sequence ATGTCGTTTGTAATCCTCGCCGCGTTTGctgtcattaaatatttattttatgttttgttggcttTAGTAGGATTATCTTTGACAATTATAGTGGGTTTGAGACTATGGATGGAACCAATAAAAGGTGTTTGCCAATCAAAGGCAAAGCTAAACGGGAAGACAGCACTAGTTACTGGAGGAAACGCTGGCATCGGACTCGAAACTGCCAGAGATCTTGCCAGACGGGGGGCCAAAGTTATTATCGCCAGCAGAGATGGAAAAAAATCAATGGACGCCGTCCAAGATATTATCAAGACAACTGGAAACACCGACGTGGAGTATCTACAGTTGGATCTCACTGAATTTAACAACATTAGAAAATTTGCTGAAGTTTTTAACAGAAACTACGAGCGTCTGGACATTTTGGTGAATAACGCGGGCTGTGCGGGTCTCAAAAACCGGCTTACAGAAGACGGCATCGACATTGTAATGCAAGTCAACTATTTCGGACCATTTCTCCTCACTAATCTGTTGTTACCCAAGCTAATATCTTCAAAACCGAGTCGCATAGTGATACTGACGTCATTATTTCATGGTTTTGGAAAAATCTCTATGGAAAATTTTGATGGAGCTGGTACAAACCGTCAGTTGCAGACATATGCTAACAGTAAATTGTGTGACGTTCTCTGGACACGGGCGTTGGCAAAACGTCTTCCCTCAGGAGTGACGGTCAACTGCTTGCATCCAGGTGCAGTAAAGACTGATATATTTAGAAGACTAAAGCCCTGGTTAAGGAGTATACTGCATTTTATGCTTACAGTGTTCTTTAAAACAGCAAAAGAGGGTGCGCAGACTTCAATACATTTGTGTGTGTCGGAGAAATTAGACAACGTTTCGGGAAAGTATTTTGTTGATTGCAAACAATGTGATGTTGCCAATTTGGCGCGTAATGACAATTTAGTAGAAGGAGTTTGGAACAAAAGTATGTTTTTAACAAAGAGTCCTGTACTACCATTATAA